A genomic stretch from Terriglobus sp. RCC_193 includes:
- a CDS encoding helix-turn-helix domain-containing protein encodes MDKPFLTVAEAAEHLSVSPFTIRDWLRAGTLRSVRLGTKRCIRIQRGDLSRFISCRSRGGEDDAL; translated from the coding sequence ATGGACAAACCATTTCTCACCGTTGCGGAAGCGGCGGAACACCTAAGCGTGTCTCCGTTTACGATCCGCGACTGGCTTCGCGCTGGCACCCTACGCAGCGTCCGACTTGGCACAAAGCGATGCATCCGAATCCAGCGAGGCGACCTCAGTCGCTTCATCAGTTGCCGCAGTCGCGGAGGCGAAGACGATGCCCTCTAA
- a CDS encoding DUF1376 domain-containing protein, whose protein sequence is MPEKLFLPWVKFWAADFLNQTDHLDDAAFRAYTRLYIAYWYRQGLPSDMKQLQRLAQLGKDSEGITESVIGEFFEMSNGSLRHDQLDASLAEVSKTVEANQRRGLKARQGKAKSQLVTDPVTASLTDPYEDDRGKMTDERREREKKEDQMTEADGEETIAASIGCTPKQLFEKSPLTLSPDERKARSQIARLRAQKIQKAA, encoded by the coding sequence ATGCCAGAAAAACTATTTCTGCCTTGGGTCAAATTCTGGGCAGCCGACTTCTTAAACCAAACCGATCACCTCGATGACGCAGCATTCAGGGCGTATACGCGGCTCTACATCGCGTACTGGTACAGGCAGGGCCTTCCGTCAGACATGAAACAACTTCAGCGTCTCGCGCAACTCGGCAAGGACTCCGAAGGGATCACCGAATCAGTCATCGGCGAGTTCTTCGAAATGTCGAACGGCAGTCTGCGCCACGATCAACTTGATGCTTCTCTCGCAGAAGTCTCGAAGACTGTGGAAGCAAACCAACGACGCGGCCTGAAGGCAAGACAGGGAAAAGCAAAGTCTCAGCTTGTCACAGACCCTGTGACAGCGTCTTTGACAGACCCCTATGAAGATGACAGAGGAAAGATGACAGATGAAAGAAGAGAGAGGGAGAAGAAAGAAGATCAGATGACAGAAGCAGATGGAGAAGAAACCATCGCTGCGTCTATCGGATGCACTCCCAAACAACTCTTTGAGAAATCACCCTTGACTCTCTCGCCTGACGAGAGGAAAGCCAGATCACAGATTGCTCGCTTACGTGCGCAGAAGATCCAGAAGGCAGCATGA
- a CDS encoding recombinase family protein, giving the protein MTEAVAYLRVSGAGQVDRDGFIRQQEAIERYASAHGLNVIEVFREEGVSGTKDLENRPALQNLLLAINEGDAQVVLIERLDRLARDLMIQETILGDLRKRGITVISVAEPDLCSDDPSRKLMRQIFGAIAEYDKAMIVLKLRGARQRMKAKTGRCEGAKAFGTSGHHRVTIDRILSLRDAGMAVDKIAETINSEGLPSKNGGRWYGSSVRNVLLREQGKAVAA; this is encoded by the coding sequence ATGACAGAGGCAGTTGCGTATCTGAGAGTGAGCGGAGCTGGACAGGTAGACCGTGACGGCTTCATAAGACAACAGGAGGCGATTGAGCGTTATGCGAGTGCGCACGGCTTGAATGTCATCGAGGTCTTTAGAGAAGAAGGTGTTTCAGGAACCAAAGACCTTGAAAACCGGCCTGCTCTGCAAAATCTGTTACTGGCAATCAATGAAGGCGATGCCCAGGTCGTTCTCATTGAGCGACTGGACAGGCTCGCGAGAGACTTGATGATTCAGGAAACGATTCTTGGCGATCTGCGTAAGAGGGGAATCACGGTCATCTCAGTCGCAGAGCCGGACTTGTGCAGCGATGATCCTTCACGGAAGTTGATGAGGCAGATATTCGGTGCCATCGCAGAGTATGACAAGGCGATGATCGTCCTCAAACTACGTGGTGCAAGGCAGCGTATGAAGGCGAAAACGGGTCGCTGTGAAGGCGCAAAAGCTTTCGGCACATCTGGCCATCATCGTGTCACCATCGACCGCATTTTGAGCCTTAGGGACGCGGGGATGGCCGTCGATAAGATTGCAGAGACGATCAACTCAGAAGGTCTGCCCTCAAAGAACGGTGGACGGTGGTATGGAAGCTCCGTTCGGAATGTCCTGCTGCGTGAGCAAGGGAAGGCGGTGGCGGCATGA